GATCAATATTACACCATAATTTTCTTTCATTTTCCTCCCTTTTTAAAACAATATGCCCTTCGCTCATATGTCTAATACTTCTTTAATTCACCTAAAGACCCCTTCTTATTTTTCACGTCCACTAAATCAAGAAAAAAAATGACCAGTTGGCAATTTTCTCCCATATCCCTTACAACTAGGGTAAACTCTCCCCTTCAGACTTTGCTGGCGAGGCCGTGAATTCACCTCCCCTCTGCCTGCTACTCCACTGGGCAGTAGCGGGGAGGGGAATCCCGATGCTTCCACCTCGGTTAGTAGTTTCAGTTAGGGTTTTTTAGTCCCCGCAAGTGCGGCGCTCGGGACGAATTGCGCTACTTCTACTTTGTGTTTGTCTTCTGGGCTCCGAGCCTCCTTGAGTTCGTCCATCCAAACGTATTTGACGGAGTTCTAGTGTAGATTTTTACCGTCTGCTTGGAGCGGTGAGGTTAGGTTTTCTCGCTGTGTGGCGAGGTTTTGTTCCAGGTGTTTCGAGTATATTTCAAGGGTTCAACGCCGACGATTGCGGCTCCAAGGtgttggtccttaggggcacgttcGCGAAAACTTCCCAGCtgtcattgacaaggtcaagccggctgtGGCAGGGGAGCAACAACAGTGGCGCAGCGGCGGCTCGCTCTGACGGCAATCTTGGTCGTCTGTGGTCTCGGagtctcaatgtaatttttattatgtttgagatatTGTGTATGTTCGATGATTTTTGATAGTAAATATGAATCATTTTCGCACACAaaataggaggggggggggggggtggagggggTCAGGGAAAAAAATCATATACACCGGCCGTACACTCCCCCGATTGATGGAGCCTCTCCCGTTGCTGAtatctactccatccgttccatTTTAGTTTTTTTTTATATCAGATCTATTATAAAATTTCACCAAAAGTACAAAGTATTTCAAAGAGCCTAATCTCTTACTACTAGGGATAAATCATATGGATTAGTTGCATGAGAAATCAACCTATATGAATTGTGGACAATTCACTGCTTTGAATAAAAAAAAACTACGTCATCTTGTTTAGAGCGACAAGTAATATCTGAGGGAGTATTAAGAAAAGGGTCCACCCCCAGTAGCCACAAAACGTTCGTTGTGGGGGCATGGCAATTTCGTACGTACTATGTTTTCTACGGCAAATTCTTCGAAATCACATGGAAATTTCTGCCAAAAAAGAATAGTAATATTGTTGATGAATCATCATTCTGTAAAAATCTTTGAACCAGAGAGGATTTTTCTTTCTCCAGCTCGGGGCCAAAAGCAGAAGAGAATGCTCTCTCTTCCTTCCCCCGCGAAGAAGATAAGCACAGGTGCTCCCAGTAGTCGCGCCTCGCTGGCCCCCGGTCGCCTCACACGACTCTGCGCCATCCTCCTCCTGCTCCCCCGCCCATCCGGCGATCCCCCACCCACCTGATCGGCCGCCTCCCCCATCCCCTCCTACACCACGCAACCCCAGCCCAGGCCCCGCCGCGCGCCTCCCCGCAATGCCGGGCCTCGCCGCCGCCGAGCAGGACGCCGTCTCGCTGGTGCGCCGCGTCGCCCGGGCCCTCAACCGCCGGATCTCCGACCTCGTCGCCTTGCTCTTCCGCCACAAGGTAAGCGACCCCGCCCCCCGGCCTCCCTTCCCCCTCCGCCCGCCCCGACCGCCcgtccaaccctaaccctagctggcTCACTTGGCAGAGCGCGGGGTCCTTCGGCGCCGTCGCGGgcttcgccatcgccgtcgtcttcgctTGGAAGTTCCTGCGCTCCTCCTCGACGCCCAGGCCCCGCCGGCCCGCCGCCCCCAAGCGGCCCTCGGCCGCCGGCTCGGCCGCGCCTGCCCCCGACGGCCCGGCCGAGCCCGCCGGCGACTCTGGGACGGTGGGTCATCTGCTCGGTGCTCGTGTTGCCCTTGTTTGATGTGCGTGTGGGTTTCGGTTGCTGACAGACAGGGGTTTGCCTGTGACTGGCAGCTGACGACGCGGCAGATCGTGGCAAGGCGGCTCGGCGGCTGCAGAAGGGTATGTTTTCTTCCTCTAGCTCGGTGCTCTCCAGTGCTGGGTTGTATCAAGAAGATCAGATATGTAGGGAACTTACATGGTGCAATGACAATACTGATGATCCATGATGCACGGAAACGAAGATTTGTGCCGATAGGATATTGTATTTAACATAAATAACACTAATATTTTTCTTCAATGCTGGTGGTGGTTGGAGTTCACCTTAAACAGTGTACTAAATGAAATGTCTAGGATCTATGAGAAGACGCTTGAAATGCATTGGACCTTACCTAGTGACCACTTGCTGTAATCATGGAATAGAACATCTATTGACATATTATGATGGTTACATTTCTGTGCATAGCGTACACTGCCGAGCTCATGGTTGGCACATTAATATTATGTATTTACATACATCCCACATGGAAATGTCTCTTGCTTTGGTACCTAATTGAGAGGACAATGAAATCTGGCATTTCAACCATGTCAACAGTTAAATGATTTAAATAACTAACTATAAGAGACCACAGAACAAAATAGGGAGAATACCATAGAGTGTGATTAGTTCCTAGGACCCGACGTAGAGGGACAGTCCCATAGGATGCAAAAATCTCAGTGTTTGGTTGACCAGGTGGATAAATTAACCTTGCCGACCAGATGCAAGATCCATTTGGGAGTTCCCAGGTCACTAAGTCAGGCTTGGTGGAGGCGCCCATTTAGATGTAACTCAGGCATCTCTTTGTAGATTAGATAGTTATTCAACTATAATTAGGTTGTCATGAGCGTAGATTGAGGTTTGATAAGGGCTACTAAGAAAAAGTGAAGGCTGTGAAGGCATAATAAGACATATACCGTACTAAAGTTTGGCGTAATATTCTTTGTCAACTCCATGGGTGATAGCAAACTCATATAAAGGCAACCAAACAACCTCTCCCCAGGATCAGGTTGAGCACAAAACTTTTAGAGGCAAATGTAGAGTGTAAACTAGGCAACCCCTCTTGCATCCTAAGAGCCCATCCCTTGCTAAACCGCCAAGTTCTTGTTGCGGCCCTGATGCCGGCTGGCTCTGGCAACCAATCACACCCATAATGATATATGCTGACACACTTTAAGAATATTCCTAATACTGGTGATGCTTGAAATGAATAAATTACATATATGATTTCTTAATAGTGTCACAGAAACTCATAAATATTGTTCATGCAGGTCACTTGCCAACTAGTCGGTATTGTATTTGAGGAGAAAACTCCCGAGGAGCTTCAGGTGCGATTTGCATGTTCTTAAGGTATTTATATGCATCCCTCCCATATTTTTTGCTAACTATCTGCTATCTGTCTTTACCTTGATGCAGAACCATGCCACCGTTAAGCCCTCAGTGGTGGAACTACTACTGGAAATATCCAAATActgtgatttttatttgatggaaaCTGTACTTGATGATAAGAGTGAGGTAGAAATTTCATGGTGCATCCTTGCATTTCTTTGAAGTTTACCATAGACAATTTTTTGTATTCACACGTTAAGTTAATACTCCTTTGAATATTAATCTGAGTACTTCTTAAGTATGACTTTGAGTGATCCATAACTGCAGGAGAATGCTCTTATGGCCCTGGAGAAAGCCGGGCTTTTCAATACTGGTGGCTTGATGAAAGAAAAGGTGACAAGTTTGCATCAGACAACACTATTAATTAGACTAATTTATTTGTTTCCGGTTTCTCATGTTCCTCTGCTACATCATTTCAGTGTTGCGGTGAATCATGTTAATATTTATGGATGACTCGCTTTAAAGTTTTCCTCCAAAAATCATTGTTTGATAGGATAACGGTTGTCGATAGAATAAACAAAATGCATGGCATATGGATATATAGTAGAACATATAATTTGATAAGGTTGCCTGTAGTTCATACATCATAGAAAGTTGTTTCTTTAGTTGAACCCCGTGTCGGTTCTGCAAAATTGGTTGAATATACTGTTCAATGTTTGGTTAACATGGGAACATTATTTCCCTAGTGTATATTTGGACATTGCTTGGGATGCATCTATATTCTTGAGTGAAACATGTGTATGTTTGCAGGTACTCTTTTGCAGCAGTGAAGTAGGCCGAACTTCGTTTGTTCGACAGTTGGAGTCAGATTTCCACATCGACGCAAGCCTTGAGATAATTTCCCAACTATCTGTATGTTGCATCTTCATTTCCTCTTGGGACAGGTGTCCCTCGTCCTCGTCTGTTATTCATGTCTGACAtggtcctttttctttcttttgctaCCAGCGGTTCATTCGGTGCCAGCTGTTTGTTTCCTCCATGGAAGGAGGGCAGCTCGCAGCCAATGTATTTAACTCCCCGAGCCTGGAGCACTTCTTCTCTTGAGAACGGTACCAAAACAAAAGGGGTTCACACCCTTTCAAGCTCCGAGGTGTCAGGCAATTCCATGATGCCAGCTTCGCAGAGGGACCTCAGAATATAAAGCGAGGCAGGCAACCACTGCTGATCATGTCACCGCAGCTGTCGCTGGTTCATTCAGTTGGCCTCGTAGTTGTGCTGTAGTTAATAACAATGGTAAGTTAGACTCATGAGGTTGATCATATGGCAGTGCGCTGAAGATGTAAATTGCATGCATGACACAAAGCACCATCCTCTATATAAAGAGAACTTGTTTCGTTGGAGCTTGGGCAGTCGTAACGACGTGTGTGTGTAACTGTAGATGATGGTATTATGGTCTGCATTCATATTTCACTGAAGGGCACTGGATGTGAACTTACTAACCTTACCGTGCTGCCCAGCTCGTCCCAGGGGTTTGAGAGTCGTAACGCTGACCAGATCTGGGGAAGGGAAGGGAAAGGTACTAATGTTTTTCATGTTTTTTGCTGCCAAATCGCGGGAAAGAGAAGTCTGACGCATGTTTAGCCAAGTGTACAGATGAGACATTTTTGCTAAGACAGGTGTTTTGACTCTAACTTACAGCAACCAAACatctaatataagagcgtttacagTGATCTATAAacgtttttatattagtttacggagggagtactaacttgTGAAATAACCAGACATGTAAAAAGAGTTCACCCACGGCTGTCAATCAAGCAGCTTGTAGATTGTGCCAACACGACGAcgccttcccttcccttcccttcccttccccagAAGCGCACGAACCAATCGCAAATCCCTTTTCCTCTTCCTTCCTCCCGCACCTTCCCTTGCCTTCGTCCCGACTGCAATCTTCCCTTCCGGTTCCGGGCAGAGAAAAAAAAAAAACCGTCGCGTCTTCCGGCCGATCCGTCCCGTCCCGTTCGATCGGCATGGCGGACGGGGACTCGGCGGCGGCCTACGCGTCGCCGCGGTCGCCGCTGCCCCCGGAGACGCCGTCCACGCAGAAGCGGACGCAGCGCGGCCTCGTCTCGCGGGTGTGGAAGGGCATCTTCGGCCGCCGCGAGGACGTCGAGAAGCTGCTGCAGGCGCTCTCCAAGGAGGAGGAGGCCCTCCGCTCCCGGCTCCAccgccgcgcccgcgcctcccgcaGCTCCGCCCACAACGTCCTCGCCCTCGCATCCGCGCTCGAGGTAGGTACCCCCTCCGCCCCCTTCGATTTCCTTCGATTTTTTGGGCTAATGATCTATGGCCatggttggttggttggttggttggtaTGGTACCGAACGAATCGATAGCttgttcagtaggcgaacgccacCCCGTACGTACAGGGGAGGGATGGTGGAATCTGCGAGATGCTATGCAAGCCTGCGAGCCCCGTGTTCGGATTCTAATAGCGGGCACAGGGTGTTCGATTAGTGATAGATTGTTTCGTCAGGAGGAGCTAGCACGCGGTTGGATTGCGCTCTACTGTCGCACAATAATTTCGCATTGCTTCCCCTTCCAGTCCAGGGGCAGCGGCTACCTTAGGTTCACCAACAATCCGTTCTATCGACCGCGTGTTAGGTCTGTGCCTGGGACGGATGAATGGGGAATTATGCGTCGCGTGATGAATCCTATGTTTTTGACAGCGTGCAGGCCGTCCAGTTTAGTGATTGGTCGTTTCATCGGACGCGTAGAATGTTGTGGGATCGTGCTGAAATTTCCCCTTCTGGTTGATGCCGTTGCATGATCCAGCTTCCAGGGGCAGCAATTAGCTCCTATAACAATTCATTGCTGCTGCTAATTAGGCCCGATTGTGTCGACGACAAAGCTGTATAATAGCCGTGATACTGGAGCCTTGTTTTTGAATTTCAGTTTAGTGATCGATTGTTTAGTTAAGAGGCGCTACCATTGCTATGAAATCGTGCTGTACTGCCGCACAATTTTTGCCTGATGCGTTGCTTCAGCTTCCAGTCCAGGGGCAGTTGCTAGGATAGGTTCATCAACAGTCTGTTTTATCAATGACATGGTTATATGTTTTATTTTACGGAACAGATTGCGGCTGTTGGATATGCGATTATGACTACCAGATCCCCGGACATCCCCTGGCAGATGAGGGCAGCCCGGGTGCTGCCCATGTTCTTGGTTCCTGCTTTAGCTGCTCTCATCTACTCAGCTATCACAAGCATTACGAAAATACGTAAGTGCACTTGCCTCTGCATCACCATTTTTCGTGTGGGACTTTTCTTGTTTTTCACATAGGTAAATGTAACAGTAGGTTTTTGTGCTAACTGTTGTTTTTCGTGTTGATGGAATAACAAAGAAGGCAGTAATGTAATATTCACTAATACGACTGATATGTTTCCCTTTAGTTTTTCATGGTGGCAAGCAGCCATTTCGGCAGTCTCGTTGCACAAACTTAATTGCCTCTTAATAAATTGGTTTCTAAAATAAAACAGCTTAAGTTTGAAAAAGGCGTTCAATTACCATGACCATTTTCCTAATAGTTGATTTAGCTCATATGGTTAGCCTTCATGTTTAAAATGTGATGGACATTACTCTGTCTTGCAGTTGATAATAGAGACCAACATACTCTTGAAAAGCTCCGTGCTGAAAGACAGGCCAAGATTGACGAGTTGAAGGAGAGAACAAATTACTACACTACCCAGCAACTTATACAGGTGGGTTGCTCTATATTTTCACCACTAACCAATTGGGGGGAACATCTCCCATCCTTTTTTTgagtctttttctttctttatatGGGAAATTATCCCAATTGACAATTGAATAGGTTTGGAAGTTATAATTGTAAATAAACCACAATCGAATATATGGAAATATTAGTTTATACGTTTCTTTTAGTTTTGACTTCAGGGTTAAAAAAATCACTATCTTCTTCCGAGAACCACCTAAGGTTCCACCAACTCCAACTAAAAGAATAAAATAATTTCATTGAAGTAAGAAAGTCTCCCGGGTGGGGAGACGTCTGAGTTGTATTGGTTAGTAGTTAGTGTTTCTTTTTTTCCTCCTGAAAACACTACATTTTCTATGTGTCATGTTTCTTTTTTTTTCCCTCCTGAAAACACTACATTTTTCCCAACTCCAACTAAAAGAAGCCTGTGTCATGTTTCTTTTTTTTTCCCTCCTGAAAACACTACATTTTCTATGTTTTATACAGAGATATGATCTTGACCCTGCTGCAAAGGCGGCTGCAGCAAGTGTTTTGGCATCTAAGCTGGGCGCGGATTCTGGATTGAGAGTCTTTTTGGGAGATGAGTTGAACATGGATGGAAGTAAAAGTAATGATCAGCATGGACAGGCTTCTGGTATGAGGCAAAGAAAACCAGCCCACTCAGGCCATGTCTCTGGACCGACCCATGCCTCTGAGCCATCAGACGGCTCGAGTATATATGCTGGTAACGAAAGCCCCACTGCAAATCGGACTGTTGAGCACTTTAGAGGCCATGCTGGCAATGATGGCGGATGGCTCGCACGGGTGGCCGCTCTGCTTGTAGGGGAGGATCCAACACAATGCTTTGCGCTAATATGTGGCAATTGCCATATGCATAACGGTTGGAACTTATAACCGTTTGTCTGTCTGTAGATCATCATGCTGGTCATGTTCTCTCTACTAAACCACGTTTCAATCTTGCAGGTCTTGCGAGGAAAGAGGACTTTGCGTTCGTTACATACTACTGTCCTCACTGCAATGCTCTCAATGGATCGCGGCAACAGGAGGACGGTGAAATGGTGACTCCTACCGATCGCTCCTTTGGTAACAGCATCCAAGCCAGCGCCAGCCTTGCGGACTCAGGCGTCAGCAGTCCTGTTGGGAGGAGCTTGCCGACCGTTGAAGAACTGCCTGCAGAAAGTTCTGGTGCGAGTAACTTAACGATTGCTGAACAGCCTCGAGCAGAGAGTTCTTCTGCCACAAATAACTTACGACCAACTGTTGAAGTTCAACCCGCCGATCAGCTTGCCAGCTGAGCTTTCTTCTTCTGAAAGGAATGTGTTCGCCAGTTCTTGCTTCCGTGCTAGTTGCATCGTGAGATGGCGTACCAGAGCTTTCAACGCAGATTCTTGTGCCTACCACCACCTATGCATATAGATGCGGATTATTGGTGTGTTGTGCTAGGAATGGATTGTTCCACTTGGTGCTGCTAGGATAGGTGATGGATGCCCATTTGACGGCATCTTGTCCAGCTGCTTGAGTGATGGGTTGCTTTGCTTTTTTTGAGTGTATAGTTTTCTTTCTCTTTTGGGAAGGTGAATTCCACACCTTTTGTAATATATTATCAGTCATGCAATGTGTAGTATCAGTTTCTCTATGTAAATGCTGGTTTTGGAATATGTTTTTTTTTTACTTGGATGGGTATGGAATATGTTCAATGTTACTACCAAAGTAGGTCTGATAAGTCCCCGGTGTTTGGGTTAGGAGTGCTGtcaatttttgaatttctgcttt
The window above is part of the Triticum aestivum cultivar Chinese Spring chromosome 2A, IWGSC CS RefSeq v2.1, whole genome shotgun sequence genome. Proteins encoded here:
- the LOC123190997 gene encoding peroxisome biogenesis protein 22 yields the protein MPGLAAAEQDAVSLVRRVARALNRRISDLVALLFRHKSAGSFGAVAGFAIAVVFAWKFLRSSSTPRPRRPAAPKRPSAAGSAAPAPDGPAEPAGDSGTLTTRQIVARRLGGCRRVTCQLVGIVFEEKTPEELQNHATVKPSVVELLLEISKYCDFYLMETVLDDKSEENALMALEKAGLFNTGGLMKEKVLFCSSEVGRTSFVRQLESDFHIDASLEIISQLSRFIRCQLFVSSMEGGQLAANVFNSPSLEHFFS
- the LOC123190994 gene encoding uncharacterized protein At2g24330, whose product is MADGDSAAAYASPRSPLPPETPSTQKRTQRGLVSRVWKGIFGRREDVEKLLQALSKEEEALRSRLHRRARASRSSAHNVLALASALEIAAVGYAIMTTRSPDIPWQMRAARVLPMFLVPALAALIYSAITSITKILDNRDQHTLEKLRAERQAKIDELKERTNYYTTQQLIQRYDLDPAAKAAAASVLASKLGADSGLRVFLGDELNMDGSKSNDQHGQASGMRQRKPAHSGHVSGPTHASEPSDGSSIYAGNESPTANRTVEHFRGHAGNDGGWLARVAALLVGEDPTQCFALICGNCHMHNGLARKEDFAFVTYYCPHCNALNGSRQQEDGEMVTPTDRSFGNSIQASASLADSGVSSPVGRSLPTVEELPAESSGASNLTIAEQPRAESSSATNNLRPTVEVQPADQLAS